A stretch of Lactuca sativa cultivar Salinas chromosome 6, Lsat_Salinas_v11, whole genome shotgun sequence DNA encodes these proteins:
- the LOC111901150 gene encoding uncharacterized protein LOC111901150 isoform X1, translating to MTVDEWPEWLPADWMIQIRKIDDRKVKCYIDPAGRKFYSKPQVDRHFRTLENRVDNEKTNNVDGQTLDLSLEPDEDVPHTNEDPEPEPESTPKGQSTRQRRPGSSSKNYKDTEELFPRYGSSSVSDSRGRKHGDTDWLPDGWDVEVKSKKSGQKYKIYINPKGKKFFSKPQVLSYLSGTLSSPAGQKKGYKTPTQPEKSQISEAKNNETREITESARMAPDYEVISSTPADGLPPGWIKEIRVRNGSSGKKRDPYYLDPLSGYVFFSKLDALRYLDTGDVKKCAIKPLRRDMNHELLQAAADEPEGELASAPEPTKETETPKEVENGGVTESKPEGTVTEKRKVRSITGDGYVPMPKSITGDGHLPMPKPAQKGEAWLPEGWVVEMKSRNDKKIKCYKEIATGKNFYSRPQVMTYLGNTSGISPNTNTNSNSQKRKKVRKSYVERDSSPDSGSEEFTRPKRSKKDVSDYKETIVTTPAEGLPPGWIKEIRSRLCGTTLRKDPYYTDPVSGYIFRSKLDALRYLDTGDINLCAIRPRKKDADGNEVAIPDTTPKPPKLQKQLSEGGSDVEGIDMDKEADIDNSETDRKNTENTPGSTPIRRGTRERATKVKPSAAPLPARSSTRLKGVKPHTKTDTSLDGNDNGAGVDVEKQGNEEQLDYQLEDDSSWTDQFDFAVKTLVGEFPPDENGGVGNGSAAKVN from the exons ATGACTGTCGATGAGTGGCCGGAGTGGCTTCCAGCTGACTGGATGATACAAATCAGAAAGATCGATGACCGGAAAGTCAAG TGTTACATTGATCCTGCAGGACGCAAATTCTATTCGAAGCCCCAAGTGGATCGGCATTTTAGGACCCTCGAAAACAGGGTAGACAACGAGAAGACT aacaatgtcgatggccaaacTTTAGACTTATCTCTAGAACCAGATGAAGATGTTCCCCATACAAATGAAGATCCTGAACCTGAACCTGAATCAACACCCAAAGGACAGTCTACTAGACAGAGGAGACCTGGAAGTAGCAGCAAGAATTACAAG GATACTGAAGAGCTTTTCCCTCGATATGGATCTTCCTCTGTGTCTGATTCACGTGGAAGAAAACATGGAGATACTGATTGGCTACCTGATGGATGGGATGTGGAAGTGAAGAGTAAAAAGTCTGGACAAAAATATAAG ATTTACATTAATCCCAAGGGAAAAAAATTCTTTTCAAAGCCTCAGGTTTTGAGTTATCTTAGCGGTACACTCAGCAGTCCAGCTGGACAGAAAAAA GGATATAAAACCCCTACTCAACCTGAGAAGTCCCAGATTTCTGAAGCCAAGAACAATGAAACCAGAGAGATTACAGAAAGCGCCCGAATGGCCCCTGATTATGAA GTTATCTCAAGTACTCCAGCAGATGGGTTACCCCCAGGATGGATAAAAGAAATCAGAGTGAGAAATGGATCATCTGGGAAGAAAAGAGATCCG TACTACCTAGACCCTTTGAGTGGCTACGTATTTTTCTCAAAATTGGATGCTTTGCGTTATCTGGATACTGGAGATGTAAAGAAATGTGCCATTAAACCACTGAGAAGGGATATGAATCATGAACTCCTT caaGCTGCTGCTGATGAGCCTGAAGGAGAATTGGCTTCAgcacctgaaccaaccaaagaaaCCGAAACTCCCAAAGAGGTAGAAAATGGTGGTGTTACAGAGTCAAAACCAGAAGGAACTGTTACAGAAAAG AGAAAAGTTCGGTCTATAACCGGAGATGGATATGTTCCCATGCCTAAATCTATAACTGGAGATGGACATCTTCCCATGCCTAAACCAGCCCAAAAAGGTGAAGCTTGGCTACCTGAAGGATGGGTTGTTGAAATGAAGTCCCGTAATGATAAGAAAATTAAG TGTTACAAGGAAATTGCAACTGGGAAAAACTTCTACTCAAGACCACAAGTGATGACCTATCTTGGTAATACCAGTGGCATTAGTCCCAACACCAACACCAACAGCAACTCCCAAAAGAGAAAA AAGGTACGAAAATCCTACGTGGAGCGTGACTCGTCACCGGATTCAGGCTCTGAGGAATTTACACGCCCGAAAAGATCCAAAAAAGATGTATCCGATTACAAAgaa ACTATCGTAACGACTCCGGCGGAAGGGTTACCGCCAGGTTGGATAAAAGAAATCAGATCTCGGCTATGCGGGACCACCTTAAGAAAAGATccg TATTACACGGATCCTGTGAGTGGCTACATCTTTCGTTCAAAATTGGATGCTTTGAGGTATTTGGACACCGGGGATATAAATTTATGTGCTATTAGACCAAGGAAAAAGGATGCTGATGGAAATGAAGTT GCCATCCCTGATACTACACCAAAACCACCCAAACTTCAGAAACAACTCTCTGAAG GGGGATCTGATGTGGAAGGTATTGACATGGACAAAGAAGCTGACATTGACAACTCGGAGACTGATCGCAAGAATACCGAAAATACCCCTGGGTCTACTCCAATAAGGAGAGGCACACGTGAGAGGGCTACAAAGGTGAAGCCCTCAGCTGCCCCTTTGCCTGCCCGATCTTCAACACGGCTAAAAGGGGTGAAGCCACATACTAAAACCGACACGTCATTGGATGGAAACGATAACGGGGCAGGGGTAGATGTGGAAAAACAAGGTAATGAAGAGCAACTTGACTACCAACTTGAGGACGATTCTAGTTGGACCGATCAGTTTGACTTTGCAGTGAAGACACTTGTGGGTGAATTTCCACCCGATGAAAATGGCGGTGTGGGGAATGGAAGTGCTGCAAAGGTCAACTGA
- the LOC111901150 gene encoding uncharacterized protein LOC111901150 isoform X2: protein MTVDEWPEWLPADWMIQIRKIDDRKVKCYIDPAGRKFYSKPQVDRHFRTLENRVDNEKTNNVDGQTLDLSLEPDEDVPHTNEDPEPEPESTPKGQSTRQRRPGSSSKNYKDTEELFPRYGSSSVSDSRGRKHGDTDWLPDGWDVEVKSKKSGQKYKIYINPKGKKFFSKPQVLSYLSGTLSSPAGQKKGYKTPTQPEKSQISEAKNNETREITESARMAPDYEVISSTPADGLPPGWIKEIRVRNGSSGKKRDPYYLDPLSGYVFFSKLDALRYLDTGDVKKCAIKPLRRDMNHELLQAAADEPEGELASAPEPTKETETPKEVENGGVTESKPEGTVTEKRKVRSITGDGYVPMPKSITGDGHLPMPKPAQKGEAWLPEGWVVEMKSRNDKKIKCYKEIATGKNFYSRPQVMTYLGNTSGISPNTNTNSNSQKRKVRKSYVERDSSPDSGSEEFTRPKRSKKDVSDYKETIVTTPAEGLPPGWIKEIRSRLCGTTLRKDPYYTDPVSGYIFRSKLDALRYLDTGDINLCAIRPRKKDADGNEVAIPDTTPKPPKLQKQLSEGGSDVEGIDMDKEADIDNSETDRKNTENTPGSTPIRRGTRERATKVKPSAAPLPARSSTRLKGVKPHTKTDTSLDGNDNGAGVDVEKQGNEEQLDYQLEDDSSWTDQFDFAVKTLVGEFPPDENGGVGNGSAAKVN from the exons ATGACTGTCGATGAGTGGCCGGAGTGGCTTCCAGCTGACTGGATGATACAAATCAGAAAGATCGATGACCGGAAAGTCAAG TGTTACATTGATCCTGCAGGACGCAAATTCTATTCGAAGCCCCAAGTGGATCGGCATTTTAGGACCCTCGAAAACAGGGTAGACAACGAGAAGACT aacaatgtcgatggccaaacTTTAGACTTATCTCTAGAACCAGATGAAGATGTTCCCCATACAAATGAAGATCCTGAACCTGAACCTGAATCAACACCCAAAGGACAGTCTACTAGACAGAGGAGACCTGGAAGTAGCAGCAAGAATTACAAG GATACTGAAGAGCTTTTCCCTCGATATGGATCTTCCTCTGTGTCTGATTCACGTGGAAGAAAACATGGAGATACTGATTGGCTACCTGATGGATGGGATGTGGAAGTGAAGAGTAAAAAGTCTGGACAAAAATATAAG ATTTACATTAATCCCAAGGGAAAAAAATTCTTTTCAAAGCCTCAGGTTTTGAGTTATCTTAGCGGTACACTCAGCAGTCCAGCTGGACAGAAAAAA GGATATAAAACCCCTACTCAACCTGAGAAGTCCCAGATTTCTGAAGCCAAGAACAATGAAACCAGAGAGATTACAGAAAGCGCCCGAATGGCCCCTGATTATGAA GTTATCTCAAGTACTCCAGCAGATGGGTTACCCCCAGGATGGATAAAAGAAATCAGAGTGAGAAATGGATCATCTGGGAAGAAAAGAGATCCG TACTACCTAGACCCTTTGAGTGGCTACGTATTTTTCTCAAAATTGGATGCTTTGCGTTATCTGGATACTGGAGATGTAAAGAAATGTGCCATTAAACCACTGAGAAGGGATATGAATCATGAACTCCTT caaGCTGCTGCTGATGAGCCTGAAGGAGAATTGGCTTCAgcacctgaaccaaccaaagaaaCCGAAACTCCCAAAGAGGTAGAAAATGGTGGTGTTACAGAGTCAAAACCAGAAGGAACTGTTACAGAAAAG AGAAAAGTTCGGTCTATAACCGGAGATGGATATGTTCCCATGCCTAAATCTATAACTGGAGATGGACATCTTCCCATGCCTAAACCAGCCCAAAAAGGTGAAGCTTGGCTACCTGAAGGATGGGTTGTTGAAATGAAGTCCCGTAATGATAAGAAAATTAAG TGTTACAAGGAAATTGCAACTGGGAAAAACTTCTACTCAAGACCACAAGTGATGACCTATCTTGGTAATACCAGTGGCATTAGTCCCAACACCAACACCAACAGCAACTCCCAAAAGAGAAAA GTACGAAAATCCTACGTGGAGCGTGACTCGTCACCGGATTCAGGCTCTGAGGAATTTACACGCCCGAAAAGATCCAAAAAAGATGTATCCGATTACAAAgaa ACTATCGTAACGACTCCGGCGGAAGGGTTACCGCCAGGTTGGATAAAAGAAATCAGATCTCGGCTATGCGGGACCACCTTAAGAAAAGATccg TATTACACGGATCCTGTGAGTGGCTACATCTTTCGTTCAAAATTGGATGCTTTGAGGTATTTGGACACCGGGGATATAAATTTATGTGCTATTAGACCAAGGAAAAAGGATGCTGATGGAAATGAAGTT GCCATCCCTGATACTACACCAAAACCACCCAAACTTCAGAAACAACTCTCTGAAG GGGGATCTGATGTGGAAGGTATTGACATGGACAAAGAAGCTGACATTGACAACTCGGAGACTGATCGCAAGAATACCGAAAATACCCCTGGGTCTACTCCAATAAGGAGAGGCACACGTGAGAGGGCTACAAAGGTGAAGCCCTCAGCTGCCCCTTTGCCTGCCCGATCTTCAACACGGCTAAAAGGGGTGAAGCCACATACTAAAACCGACACGTCATTGGATGGAAACGATAACGGGGCAGGGGTAGATGTGGAAAAACAAGGTAATGAAGAGCAACTTGACTACCAACTTGAGGACGATTCTAGTTGGACCGATCAGTTTGACTTTGCAGTGAAGACACTTGTGGGTGAATTTCCACCCGATGAAAATGGCGGTGTGGGGAATGGAAGTGCTGCAAAGGTCAACTGA